The segment TGACGATGCTCCTCCCGTTTCAAAATAGGCAGGCAATAAAAATGGGGACGCAGACCGCCTTTGAACAGGGCATTACGGTTAAATAACAAATGTTGGGGTGTGATGGTTGCCGCGATCGCGCTGGCAGAGAGGATATACTGCACCGCATCAGAAGTGGTGATATGCTCAAGCACCACCCGCAGGTTCGGAAATCGTTGCTTGAGGGGGATTAAATGTCGCTCGATAAACACCTTCTCGCGATCAAACGTATCAACATCACGATCCGTCACTTCCCCGTGCAGTAATAACGGCATATCTACTTGCTGCATCGCTTCAAAAACGCGATCGCACTTGCGAATATCCGTCACACCGGAGTCAGAGTTGGTCGTTGCCCCAGCTGGGTAGTATTTAACTGCTTTGATAAATTGGGACTCCTTCGCCCGGAAAATCTCGTCGGGGCTGGTATTGTCGGTGAGGTAGAGCGTCATCAATGGCTCAAACGGTTTGCCCTCTGGAATGGCAGCGAGGATGCGATCGCGATAGGCGCTTGCATCTGCCACTGAGCGGATCGGGGGCTTCAAGTTTGGCATGACGATCGCGCGGGCAAACTGACGCACCGTGTAGGGCAGAACCGCTTTCAGTGTTGCACCATCGCGGAGATGTAGATGCCAATCGTCAGGTCGGG is part of the Cyanobacteria bacterium GSL.Bin1 genome and harbors:
- the pyrC gene encoding dihydroorotase, with the protein product MQQLTITRPDDWHLHLRDGATLKAVLPYTVRQFARAIVMPNLKPPIRSVADASAYRDRILAAIPEGKPFEPLMTLYLTDNTSPDEIFRAKESQFIKAVKYYPAGATTNSDSGVTDIRKCDRVFEAMQQVDMPLLLHGEVTDRDVDTFDREKVFIERHLIPLKQRFPNLRVVLEHITTSDAVQYILSASAIAATITPQHLLFNRNALFKGGLRPHFYCLPILKREEHRQALLQAATSGNPKFFLGTDSAPHTRTSKESSCGCAGCFSALHALELYAEAFESMQALDKLEAFASFYGPDFYQLPRNTERVTLSKTTWRVPDEVPLMESGLVPLGAGQEMTWQIV